One genomic window of Evansella cellulosilytica DSM 2522 includes the following:
- a CDS encoding VOC family protein: MSVLFRVELYVKDIEESIKFYQDIIGLELYGRNERSARFNYDCFSLLITSETVLDDNHFFKNKAKSKVKGNGFEFIIVVDELETVHHRCLENNHPIEIGVEKYPWDMRGFKIADPDGYFLRITSK, encoded by the coding sequence GTGAGTGTTCTTTTTCGTGTGGAATTGTATGTTAAGGACATTGAGGAATCTATAAAATTTTATCAAGACATAATTGGTTTAGAACTCTACGGTAGGAATGAACGGTCCGCACGTTTTAATTATGATTGTTTTTCATTATTAATAACTTCAGAAACGGTCTTAGATGATAATCATTTCTTTAAAAATAAAGCAAAAAGCAAAGTTAAAGGAAATGGTTTTGAGTTCATTATAGTTGTAGACGAGTTAGAAACAGTACATCATCGATGCCTCGAAAACAATCATCCAATTGAGATTGGTGTGGAAAAATACCCTTGGGATATGAGAGGTTTTAAAATAGCTGACCCAGATGGGTATTTTCTAAGAATTACTTCTAAATGA
- a CDS encoding alanine/glycine:cation symporter family protein, with protein sequence MVEWFENFLGAVNDVVWGPPMLILIVGTGIFLTFRLAFLQFRTLPYSLKLAFSRRAQDKKSPGDISHFQALTTALAATIGIGNIAGVATAVVLGGPGAVFWMWISALFGMATKYAEAILAVKYRVQGKNGEFSGGPMYYIEKGLKLKWLAVLFAVFGAIAAFGIGNVVQSNEVSSALNSTFNVPTWITGIVLTVLAGLVILGGIKKIGKVTAYIVPFMALFYVGAGLVIIVTNFNLVPAAVNLIFTEAFTGSAIIGGGIGAAIRYGVARGVFSNEAGLGSAPIAAAAARTDYPGRQALVSMTQVFIDTIVVCSITGIAIVMGNIYMDGLNGASLTSQTFELFLGSTGSTIVTIGLTFFAFSTILGWSYYGEKCFNYLFKEESTKYYRILFVLLIFAGALGSNDIIWNFADAANAMMAVPNLIGLLGLSGIVVAETNRFLKVAKAEKAAKSSDPPAVNE encoded by the coding sequence ATGGTTGAATGGTTTGAAAATTTCTTGGGGGCCGTTAATGATGTTGTTTGGGGCCCACCTATGCTCATTCTTATTGTTGGTACTGGTATCTTTTTGACATTTCGTCTCGCATTTTTACAATTCCGTACTTTACCTTATTCTTTAAAGCTTGCGTTTAGTCGTCGCGCACAAGACAAAAAATCTCCTGGGGATATTTCCCACTTCCAAGCATTAACAACCGCTTTAGCTGCAACGATTGGTATTGGTAACATCGCTGGTGTTGCAACTGCCGTCGTTCTTGGGGGGCCAGGTGCTGTTTTTTGGATGTGGATTTCCGCATTGTTCGGAATGGCGACGAAGTATGCTGAGGCCATTCTTGCCGTTAAGTACCGTGTTCAAGGAAAGAACGGTGAATTCTCTGGTGGCCCAATGTACTACATAGAGAAAGGGTTGAAGCTGAAATGGCTTGCTGTTCTCTTTGCAGTATTTGGTGCTATCGCTGCCTTTGGTATTGGTAACGTCGTTCAATCAAATGAAGTATCCTCTGCTTTAAATTCGACCTTTAATGTACCTACTTGGATTACTGGTATTGTATTAACCGTATTAGCTGGTCTCGTTATTTTAGGTGGTATTAAAAAAATCGGAAAAGTTACAGCGTATATCGTTCCGTTCATGGCACTCTTTTATGTCGGTGCGGGTCTTGTCATAATTGTAACTAATTTTAATCTCGTTCCAGCAGCTGTTAATTTAATTTTTACTGAAGCATTTACTGGTAGTGCTATTATCGGTGGTGGTATTGGTGCTGCTATCCGCTACGGGGTTGCTCGTGGGGTATTCTCGAACGAAGCTGGTCTCGGTTCTGCACCAATTGCAGCAGCTGCTGCAAGAACTGATTATCCTGGTCGCCAAGCACTCGTATCGATGACACAAGTATTTATTGATACGATCGTCGTTTGTTCGATCACTGGTATTGCAATCGTAATGGGTAATATTTATATGGATGGATTAAATGGTGCATCCTTAACTAGTCAAACATTTGAGCTCTTCTTAGGTAGCACAGGCTCAACAATTGTTACTATCGGCTTAACATTCTTTGCATTCTCTACGATATTAGGATGGTCTTATTATGGAGAGAAGTGTTTCAATTACTTATTTAAAGAGGAAAGCACAAAATATTATCGTATCTTATTTGTACTTTTAATTTTCGCTGGAGCTTTAGGTTCAAATGATATTATTTGGAACTTTGCCGATGCAGCTAATGCTATGATGGCAGTACCAAACTTAATTGGTCTACTTGGACTTTCTGGAATTGTCGTAGCTGAGACAAACCGTTTCCTAAAAGTAGCCAAAGCAGAAAAAGCAGCGAAATCTTCTGATCCACCTGCCGTAAATGAATAA